The genomic DNA TTCGGTCCGTGGTTCACCCCTGAGAGGCAGACGTCAGGCCGCTCGGGAAGAAGCTCGTTCACACCCAGGATCACACAGTCCGTCGGAGTACCGTCCACGACGAACGCCCCATCCACCGTGCGGCGCGCCCGCAGCGGATGATGGAGCGTGAGGGAGTGACTCGTCGCGCTCTGTTCCCGATCGGGAGCCACGGTGCTGACACTGCCTAGCGAGCTGGCGGCCGAAGCGAGTATGCGAATCCCGGTCGCCATATACCCGTCGTCGTTCGTGCACAGGATCTTCACGGCCACGGGCTACCTGTCAGCCGCCCTCCGAAGCCGTGCCTGGGGTGAGCACCTGGCGGAGCTCTTCGAGCTCGGTCTTGATGCCGGCGAGGAATTCCGGCTTGAGCACGTCCTGGCGTTCCTCCTCCAGCTCACCTGCCCTGCGCATCTCGACGAGTCGCTTGTTGGCCCCCTCGATCGTGTACTTCTTCTCATAGAGAAGATGCTTCACGAGCAGGATGATCTCGATCTCCTTCGATCGATAGACGCGATTGCCGGCACGGTTCTTCGTCGGGTTGAGGACGTCGAATTGGGTCTCCCAATACCGGAGCACGTGTGGCTTGAGGCCCGTGAGGTCACACACCTGCCCGATTGAGTAGTAGACCTTCTTCGCGATCGGCTCGTTCATCACCGCTCCCGTTCGCTCATTTCCAGTCTTCCGGCTTCGGGTCCCGCAGCATGAGTTCCTTCAGGGCGTCCGCGGGACGTTTGTCTTCCTCCACGATTTGATACACCTGCTCCACGATGGGCATCTCGACGCCGTGTCGGGCGGCGAGCTCGTGCACCGCTGCTGCGGTCTTCACGCCCTCGGCCACCGCGGTCATGTCGGCCAGGATCTCATCGAGGGACTCCCCCTGCCCCAACCGATAACCGACCGTTCGGTTCCGGCTCAGCGATCCCGTACATGTGAGCACGAGGTCGCCCACGCCGGCCAGCCCCGAGAAAGTAGCTGTCTCGGCGCCCATCGCGACCCCGAGCCGCGTCATCTCCGCGAGCCCTCGCGTGATGAGCGCGGCCATCGTGTTGTGTCCGTATCCGAGACCGACGGTCATCCCCGCCGCAAGCGCCATGACATTCTTGAGCGCACCGCTGAGTTCGACCCCCACGACGTCGGTGTTGGTGTAGACGCGGAAGTACGAGGTCTGGAAAATGTCCTGCGCCTGCTCCGCGGCTTCCTCCGTCCGACC from Gemmatimonadota bacterium includes the following:
- a CDS encoding NAD(P)-dependent glycerol-3-phosphate dehydrogenase — its product is MSDSLPITVVGAGAWGTALSALLVRKGHAVTIWSYEPEIAESINQRRLNPYLSDVSLPEGLHAETELARAVRGADMVLSASPSQFVRPVMAEAAGSLAPGALIVSASKGIELGSLLCMDKVLDGVLSQAHMQRFCALSGPSFAREVADGSPTAVVVAGRTEEAAEQAQDIFQTSYFRVYTNTDVVGVELSGALKNVMALAAGMTVGLGYGHNTMAALITRGLAEMTRLGVAMGAETATFSGLAGVGDLVLTCTGSLSRNRTVGYRLGQGESLDEILADMTAVAEGVKTAAAVHELAARHGVEMPIVEQVYQIVEEDKRPADALKELMLRDPKPEDWK
- a CDS encoding MerR family transcriptional regulator, whose amino-acid sequence is MNEPIAKKVYYSIGQVCDLTGLKPHVLRYWETQFDVLNPTKNRAGNRVYRSKEIEIILLVKHLLYEKKYTIEGANKRLVEMRRAGELEEERQDVLKPEFLAGIKTELEELRQVLTPGTASEGG